One segment of Neobacillus endophyticus DNA contains the following:
- the motA gene encoding flagellar motor stator protein MotA, which yields MKEPSTVIGLVMALVAVGVGMILKGASLTSLINPAAYTIILGGTAATLFVSFPMAEIKKFPKLMKIIFGGSSNLITKIELIEKFANWANLVRKEGLLGLENELENVDDKFLKDGLELIIDTTDSEFTQDVLLEKINAMQERHRKGALIFSQAGMYAPTLGVLGAVVGLIAALGNLSDIEKLGHSIAAAFISTLLGIFTGYVLWHPMSNKLKLISKKEVEVRQIMVEGLLALQDGMNSRQLEHKLSVYLTPEELAAKNNQADKQMEGSRVQEEAS from the coding sequence ATGAAAGAGCCTTCTACGGTCATAGGGTTAGTTATGGCCCTTGTGGCTGTTGGTGTAGGAATGATCTTAAAAGGAGCGAGTTTGACTTCTCTTATAAATCCTGCTGCATACACGATTATCCTGGGAGGGACAGCAGCTACTTTATTTGTCAGTTTTCCAATGGCCGAGATTAAAAAATTCCCCAAATTGATGAAAATCATTTTCGGTGGAAGTTCAAATCTTATAACAAAAATTGAACTCATCGAAAAGTTCGCGAATTGGGCCAACCTGGTAAGAAAAGAAGGGTTGTTAGGTCTTGAGAATGAATTGGAGAACGTTGATGACAAATTTCTAAAAGATGGATTAGAACTCATCATCGATACGACTGATTCAGAATTTACTCAGGATGTATTATTAGAAAAAATAAACGCGATGCAAGAACGTCACCGAAAAGGCGCACTCATCTTTTCACAAGCTGGTATGTATGCACCGACGCTTGGAGTACTTGGAGCCGTAGTTGGTCTAATTGCTGCTTTAGGAAATTTATCTGATATTGAAAAACTCGGCCACTCCATTGCCGCTGCCTTTATTTCCACGTTGCTTGGAATTTTTACCGGGTACGTATTATGGCACCCAATGAGTAATAAGTTGAAATTAATTTCAAAAAAAGAAGTTGAAGTTCGTCAAATCATGGTAGAAGGCTTGCTTGCCCTTCAGGATGGAATGAACAGCAGACAATTGGAACATAAATTATCTGTTTACCTAACACCAGAAGAATTAGCAGCAAAAAATAATCAAGCTGACAAGCAAATGGAGGGTTCACGTGTCCAGGAAGAAGCGTCATAA
- a CDS encoding chemotaxis protein CheA, translated as MDFNNYLELFIEESKEHLQTINDELLNLETDPENLSIINEIFRSAHTLKGMAGSMGFEDLASLTHQMENVLDMLRNSKLSLTSEILDVIFQCVDLIEKMVDSIEQGGDGKADVRNVVAQLTNIQDPSKAVPIQAAQAVQEVAAAAVEEMVIDNYQLSVIDEARKEGNKVFQISITLDEKCVMKSVRSYMVFQAAEELGEIIQTRPSVEQIEEENFDHSFMLLLLSANSLEEIQKTFLNISEIVDVQVVERTSEELEGTGRSASVSQQVEQTKEQTKEQPKEPAKEPQNSDTNTAKKKQRSKSIRVDIDKLDHLMNLFSELIIDRGRLEQIARGQQITDLRETVEHMTRISTDLQGLILNMRMVPVEQVFNRFPRMVRDLAKDLNKKIQLVVEGEETELDRTVIDEIGDPLVHLLRNALDHGLESTEERIAANKPEEGRIQLKAYHSGNHVFIEVVDDGKGINRDKVLNKAIERGVVSSEEAKNMADQDVYALIFSSGFSTADTISDISGRGVGLDVVKTKIESLGGAITINSTPGQGSIFRIQLPLTLSIIYSMLVKVVEETYAIPFSSIVEITRIPQNQVSTIHGQRVIQFRGQVVPLVYLKEVFNVPSSQGIGASEELFIVIIRKGDKTAGLVVDSVIGQQEVVLKSLGGYLNNLFAISGATILGNGEVALIIDSNQFIQ; from the coding sequence TTGGATTTCAATAATTATTTAGAATTGTTTATCGAAGAATCAAAAGAACATTTGCAAACCATTAACGATGAACTATTAAATTTGGAGACAGATCCCGAAAATCTTTCCATTATAAATGAAATATTTCGATCCGCACATACATTAAAAGGAATGGCAGGATCCATGGGGTTTGAAGATTTGGCGTCATTAACCCACCAAATGGAAAATGTTTTGGATATGTTAAGAAATTCCAAATTATCATTAACTTCAGAAATACTGGATGTTATATTCCAATGTGTGGATTTAATTGAAAAAATGGTGGATAGTATTGAACAGGGCGGAGATGGAAAAGCAGATGTAAGGAATGTTGTCGCTCAGTTAACAAACATTCAAGATCCATCAAAAGCTGTCCCAATTCAAGCAGCACAAGCTGTTCAAGAAGTTGCTGCTGCAGCAGTTGAAGAAATGGTGATTGATAATTATCAATTATCTGTTATTGATGAGGCTAGAAAAGAAGGCAATAAAGTATTTCAAATTTCAATTACGCTTGATGAAAAATGTGTGATGAAATCTGTAAGATCTTATATGGTTTTCCAAGCAGCTGAAGAACTTGGCGAAATTATCCAAACTCGTCCATCTGTTGAACAAATAGAAGAAGAAAATTTTGATCACTCTTTTATGCTATTGCTGCTCAGCGCGAACAGCCTTGAAGAAATTCAAAAAACATTTTTAAATATTTCGGAAATAGTAGATGTTCAGGTAGTTGAGAGAACATCAGAAGAGCTTGAGGGTACTGGAAGATCTGCTTCGGTTTCCCAACAAGTGGAACAAACAAAAGAACAAACAAAAGAACAACCTAAAGAACCAGCAAAAGAACCTCAAAATTCCGATACAAATACAGCTAAGAAAAAACAACGTTCCAAATCGATTCGTGTGGATATTGATAAATTGGATCATTTAATGAACCTCTTTAGTGAATTGATTATTGATAGAGGAAGACTAGAGCAAATTGCTCGCGGGCAGCAAATTACGGATCTAAGAGAGACCGTAGAACACATGACCAGAATATCAACGGACTTACAAGGGCTCATTTTAAATATGCGAATGGTTCCTGTTGAACAGGTATTCAACCGTTTCCCGAGAATGGTCCGTGATTTGGCAAAAGACTTGAATAAAAAGATCCAACTAGTTGTTGAAGGTGAAGAGACAGAGTTAGATCGAACGGTCATCGATGAAATTGGCGATCCGCTCGTCCATCTGCTTAGAAATGCTTTAGACCATGGACTTGAATCAACGGAAGAAAGGATTGCTGCTAATAAGCCAGAAGAAGGCAGAATCCAATTGAAAGCTTACCATAGCGGTAACCATGTCTTTATTGAAGTGGTAGATGATGGTAAGGGAATCAATCGCGATAAAGTTTTAAATAAAGCGATTGAACGTGGAGTAGTATCGTCAGAAGAAGCCAAAAATATGGCAGATCAAGATGTGTATGCGTTGATTTTCTCCTCCGGGTTTAGTACAGCTGATACAATTTCTGATATCTCCGGCCGAGGCGTTGGTCTGGATGTAGTTAAAACGAAAATTGAATCGCTTGGCGGGGCCATTACAATCAATTCGACACCTGGACAAGGCTCCATTTTCCGAATCCAACTGCCATTAACATTATCGATTATTTATTCCATGTTGGTGAAGGTGGTAGAAGAAACCTATGCGATTCCTTTTAGCTCCATTGTTGAAATCACAAGGATTCCACAGAATCAAGTTTCTACCATTCATGGTCAAAGAGTGATTCAATTCCGTGGTCAGGTTGTACCTTTAGTCTATTTAAAAGAAGTTTTCAATGTACCTTCTAGCCAAGGGATTGGAGCATCCGAAGAGTTATTTATCGTGATAATTAGAAAAGGTGACAAAACGGCAGGACTTGTGGTTGATTCTGTTATCGGGCAGCAAGAGGTTGTATTAAAGTCTCTTGGCGGGTATTTAAATAACTTATTTGCTATTTCGGGTGCTACCATCTTAGGAAACGGTGAAGTGGCTTTAATTATTGATTCGAATCAGTTTATTCAATAG
- a CDS encoding chemotaxis protein CheW produces MEMLKIVAFKIGEEEYGLDLNQVQSIERIQHITRVPNAPEFVKGVINLRGNVTPIIDLPSKLNLGEAQYTDSTRVIITRFEEMELGWIVDETNDVIDISPDIIEPASSNVFDSEYFSEIAKYDGRLISLLKLEELMKTSSN; encoded by the coding sequence ATGGAAATGTTAAAAATAGTCGCTTTTAAAATTGGGGAAGAAGAATACGGGCTTGATCTTAACCAAGTTCAATCAATCGAACGAATCCAGCATATTACAAGGGTTCCAAATGCTCCGGAATTTGTCAAAGGTGTAATCAATTTGCGTGGAAATGTTACACCGATTATCGATTTACCAAGCAAATTAAACCTTGGTGAGGCACAATATACTGATTCAACCCGCGTAATCATTACCCGATTTGAGGAAATGGAATTAGGCTGGATTGTGGACGAAACAAATGATGTGATTGACATTTCACCTGATATAATAGAACCAGCTTCTTCGAACGTTTTTGATAGTGAATATTTTTCAGAAATCGCCAAGTACGATGGCCGATTAATTTCTCTATTAAAATTGGAAGAATTAATGAAAACTTCATCAAATTAA
- a CDS encoding chemotaxis protein CheW, whose protein sequence is MIGQVNDLKALIFNIGQEEYGVNIHQVVSIERLLPITPYPNRKAHVLGVVTVREIVTPVIDLRSALKGQTFETMDSSRIIIVQVNGKEIGLLVDATTDVMDLSSESIQHPQLMQANNISYIKGISKVSERLIILLDIEKLLEDTTNLDEL, encoded by the coding sequence ATGATAGGCCAAGTAAATGATTTGAAAGCACTTATTTTCAATATTGGTCAAGAAGAATATGGAGTAAATATCCATCAGGTGGTCTCCATAGAGAGATTACTGCCAATAACTCCATATCCTAATCGTAAAGCACATGTTTTAGGAGTAGTCACAGTTAGGGAGATCGTAACGCCAGTGATTGATTTACGGTCGGCTTTAAAAGGACAGACGTTTGAAACAATGGATTCATCGAGAATCATCATTGTTCAAGTAAACGGAAAAGAGATTGGTCTTCTGGTAGATGCTACCACCGATGTTATGGATCTCTCATCAGAATCCATTCAGCATCCGCAATTAATGCAAGCAAATAATATTTCATATATAAAAGGAATATCAAAAGTGTCAGAACGATTAATTATTTTGCTTGATATTGAAAAGCTACTGGAAGATACTACGAATTTAGATGAATTATAA
- a CDS encoding YaaR family protein, with amino-acid sequence MKILDSQRVNLGDTRRSTTEKTTDNPASFQKIISSYSKDLTQDRLQQMLQDIDKQGEALSKSPTFQQLRKYKDMIKQFMGEVTKNGIGLHQTDSWDPYGGSKTLKTVQVLDRKLMDLTNHVINQQTEGLSILDRIGEIKGLLINLYT; translated from the coding sequence TTGAAAATACTAGATTCGCAGAGGGTTAATCTTGGTGACACGAGAAGGTCCACAACCGAAAAGACAACAGATAACCCTGCATCCTTTCAAAAAATTATCAGCTCCTATTCTAAAGACCTTACACAGGATCGTCTTCAGCAGATGCTTCAGGATATCGATAAACAAGGTGAGGCATTAAGTAAAAGTCCAACCTTTCAACAACTTCGCAAATATAAAGATATGATCAAACAATTTATGGGCGAAGTCACTAAAAACGGGATTGGCCTGCACCAAACAGATAGCTGGGATCCATACGGGGGAAGTAAAACATTAAAAACAGTTCAAGTATTGGATCGTAAACTAATGGATTTAACCAATCATGTCATAAACCAGCAAACAGAAGGATTATCGATTTTGGATCGAATAGGTGAAATTAAAGGATTATTAATCAACCTCTATACGTAA
- a CDS encoding flagellar basal body-associated FliL family protein, whose amino-acid sequence MKLYVKSILILVAITVVGVGGYFAWNQFMHPSKAEAKAKAEQPSIDDLINNSIDVDPVTTNFSDGGYIKAQFKLITNSQKNADEIKKLPFRLEDTIIQTINQMKKEDAVGPNGFTLIENNVKNDLNKALGKTYFTRVYLVDKLIQ is encoded by the coding sequence ATGAAACTATACGTTAAATCTATACTAATACTAGTGGCAATCACAGTAGTGGGTGTGGGTGGATATTTTGCCTGGAATCAGTTCATGCACCCTTCCAAAGCTGAAGCAAAAGCCAAAGCAGAACAGCCATCGATTGATGATCTTATAAATAATTCTATAGATGTTGATCCTGTTACCACTAATTTTTCAGATGGCGGTTATATTAAAGCACAATTCAAACTAATTACCAACTCGCAAAAAAATGCCGATGAAATCAAAAAACTTCCATTTCGTTTGGAAGATACCATTATTCAAACGATCAATCAAATGAAAAAAGAAGATGCAGTTGGGCCGAATGGATTTACCTTAATTGAAAATAATGTGAAAAACGACCTTAATAAGGCATTAGGTAAAACATATTTCACCCGCGTTTATTTGGTTGATAAATTAATCCAATAA
- a CDS encoding DUF6115 domain-containing protein, whose protein sequence is MLTIINIVLLVSLNLIAIICLLKKNSSPKQSPYEQGASQQVLENQKKLSRDLIDLKMEMEQIRQSLSKEFEQLRLEQKKFLDTVQSSAKTKDKNEENLLLNDRYKEIFDLHKQGLSVEQIAAKLDKGTGEIAFILQLSSQARR, encoded by the coding sequence TTGCTGACCATTATAAACATTGTTTTATTAGTATCTCTTAATTTGATCGCTATCATTTGTTTGCTGAAAAAGAATTCTTCGCCTAAGCAGTCGCCATATGAGCAGGGTGCCAGTCAACAAGTACTTGAAAACCAAAAAAAGCTGTCCCGTGATCTCATAGATTTAAAAATGGAAATGGAACAAATTCGTCAATCCTTATCAAAGGAATTTGAACAATTGCGTTTAGAACAAAAGAAGTTTTTGGATACCGTACAATCCTCTGCAAAAACAAAAGATAAAAATGAGGAAAATTTATTATTAAATGATCGCTACAAGGAAATTTTTGATCTTCATAAACAAGGTCTATCTGTTGAACAAATAGCAGCGAAACTTGATAAGGGCACAGGAGAAATTGCTTTCATTCTTCAGTTGTCATCTCAAGCCCGCCGATAG
- a CDS encoding flagellar hook-basal body protein: MIRGLYTAASGMFSLERKQETLANNIANIETPGYKQDDTQLRAFPKLLISRIQDYSGAPQIPGQPVPIGELTNGVYAQERVPNFSEGTLVETDQPLDLAINDQDIPSQNVNGRQVKPAAFFAVQMPNGSVGYTRDGKFDLDSNGNLVTADGYRVLGADHQPIKITDSISKDNFHINSDGQLLVNTNNPTQTKIAGQIGIAVVQNPLQLQRMGGNVFSSSSPVPFIQDAGQSNPGVSIQQGFIEQSNVDAGQTMSDMMMTVRGYEANQKVISAYDQSLQQLDTVGKMD; encoded by the coding sequence ATGATAAGAGGTTTGTATACTGCAGCATCGGGAATGTTTTCTTTAGAGCGAAAGCAAGAAACACTTGCCAATAATATTGCAAATATCGAAACACCGGGATATAAGCAGGATGACACACAATTACGTGCCTTCCCTAAACTTTTAATCTCACGGATTCAAGATTATAGTGGTGCACCGCAAATACCTGGACAACCTGTTCCGATCGGTGAATTAACGAATGGTGTTTATGCACAGGAACGAGTTCCAAATTTTTCGGAAGGTACGTTAGTAGAGACAGACCAGCCGCTTGACCTTGCGATCAACGATCAGGATATTCCATCACAAAACGTAAATGGCCGTCAAGTGAAACCGGCAGCATTTTTTGCTGTTCAAATGCCAAATGGGTCGGTAGGATATACAAGGGACGGAAAGTTTGACCTGGATTCTAATGGCAATCTTGTCACTGCTGATGGGTATCGCGTTTTAGGGGCTGATCATCAGCCAATCAAAATTACTGACAGCATAAGCAAAGATAATTTTCATATTAATTCAGATGGTCAGCTGCTTGTGAACACAAATAATCCAACTCAAACGAAAATTGCGGGTCAGATCGGAATAGCAGTGGTTCAAAATCCGCTTCAATTACAAAGAATGGGTGGAAATGTTTTTTCATCAAGCAGTCCGGTTCCATTCATTCAAGATGCCGGCCAGTCAAACCCTGGTGTATCTATCCAACAGGGTTTCATTGAGCAGTCAAATGTTGATGCCGGTCAAACGATGTCAGATATGATGATGACTGTCAGAGGCTATGAAGCTAACCAAAAAGTGATCAGTGCCTATGACCAATCATTGCAGCAATTAGATACCGTAGGAAAAATGGATTAA
- a CDS encoding flagellar hook-basal body protein, with amino-acid sequence MNTSLYISSGALQAFQQKLDTSANNIANVNTTGFKRRDQSFSEILASQINNQTRSDQEVGRLTPNGIREGYGVRAGLTQLDMEQGQAMETDKPFDLMINGNGFFQVSSSANGVTSTHYTRDGDFHLSPDPNQAGSYNLVNSNGSKLLDQNGTPIKLNGKYDVQITTNGQIQVKSKTGNGAVSILPQRIGIVDIKNPQILQNAGGNEYSIDSNVLPAGSNVASYVRTMAPGETQIQSGFLEGSNVDLTQEMTDTMTSQRGFQMNARAVSYADEMQGIADNIIKN; translated from the coding sequence TTGAATACATCACTATATATATCTTCCGGTGCATTGCAGGCATTCCAGCAGAAATTAGATACAAGCGCCAATAATATAGCAAATGTGAATACAACAGGTTTTAAACGCAGAGATCAAAGCTTCTCAGAAATTCTGGCAAGTCAAATTAACAATCAAACCCGCAGTGATCAGGAAGTGGGCAGGCTTACTCCAAACGGTATCAGAGAAGGATATGGTGTCCGTGCTGGTCTTACACAGCTTGACATGGAGCAAGGGCAGGCAATGGAAACGGACAAACCATTTGACTTAATGATTAACGGAAATGGCTTTTTTCAGGTAAGTTCATCAGCTAACGGAGTTACATCAACTCATTATACACGTGATGGAGACTTTCATTTAAGTCCAGATCCAAACCAGGCTGGCAGCTACAATCTTGTAAATTCAAACGGTAGTAAACTGTTAGATCAAAACGGCACTCCAATAAAGTTAAATGGTAAATATGATGTTCAAATTACAACAAATGGACAAATTCAAGTAAAAAGTAAAACCGGCAACGGTGCTGTGTCCATATTACCGCAGAGAATCGGCATTGTGGACATTAAAAATCCTCAAATTCTGCAAAATGCAGGAGGCAATGAATATTCGATCGACTCGAATGTGCTGCCTGCCGGATCCAACGTGGCCAGTTATGTACGTACTATGGCTCCAGGGGAAACTCAAATCCAATCAGGATTCCTAGAAGGTTCTAATGTGGATTTAACTCAGGAAATGACTGATACGATGACCTCCCAAAGAGGCTTTCAAATGAACGCTAGAGCCGTTTCCTATGCAGACGAAATGCAGGGAATCGCTGATAACATTATTAAAAACTAA
- a CDS encoding carbon storage regulator: MLIIGREIGQSVIIADEIKVSVLSIESKLRLAIDAPKKYRITRIKQSPGNMGKLKKRARIVGETVQIGNSIKVSILLTESGLIRFAIDAPKEITVFREEIYQKKTTETESLMESNFKFFDYCQPSFA; the protein is encoded by the coding sequence ATGCTGATTATTGGCAGAGAAATTGGACAATCCGTAATCATAGCTGATGAAATTAAAGTCAGCGTCCTAAGCATAGAGTCAAAATTACGGTTGGCCATTGATGCACCAAAGAAGTATCGAATTACTAGAATCAAACAAAGTCCAGGAAATATGGGAAAGTTAAAGAAACGGGCTCGAATAGTTGGAGAAACCGTACAGATTGGCAATTCGATCAAAGTCAGTATTCTTCTAACCGAATCAGGTTTAATCCGCTTTGCGATCGATGCTCCGAAAGAAATAACCGTGTTTCGTGAAGAAATCTATCAAAAAAAAACAACCGAGACCGAATCTCTGATGGAGTCAAACTTTAAATTCTTTGATTATTGCCAGCCAAGCTTCGCTTGA
- a CDS encoding flagellin N-terminal helical domain-containing protein — MIINYNSMASNALRQLNINSGQQAKSMAKLSSGLRINSASDDAAGLAISEKMKGQIRGLDQASRNAQDGQSMIQTAEGALSQTTDILQRMRELAVQSSNDTNTDQDRTNIQSEMGQLEKEVDRIGTTTQFNTKNLLDGSMGKSVSQAVANVNTSVAFKDAVASTAASSSTLLTSLGDSNGNSLGISVGDKITVNFTVNGTAKSDSITVTSTTTLAGLAAAGSNLNTAGTLAVTSTGTMTETANTAGSAGAIEGLTISVQDSSGNTRAAASNNLSSFTETTGSADKRTDGSATLLIGANGGQTLSVDINDMRASALGVSGLSVSTQSQANTAIKVLDTAIQKVSAERAKLGAFENRLDNTINNLNTSSQNISDAQSRVADVDMAKEMMNQSKSSVLAQAAQAMLAQANQQPQQVLQLLRG, encoded by the coding sequence ATGATTATCAACTATAACTCTATGGCATCAAATGCTCTTCGTCAATTAAACATTAACAGTGGTCAACAAGCTAAATCAATGGCGAAATTATCTTCAGGTCTTCGTATCAACAGCGCTTCTGACGATGCTGCAGGTCTTGCAATCTCTGAAAAAATGAAAGGCCAAATCCGTGGTTTAGACCAAGCTTCTCGTAACGCTCAAGATGGTCAATCTATGATTCAAACTGCTGAAGGTGCATTATCACAAACAACTGATATCCTTCAACGTATGCGTGAACTAGCTGTTCAATCTTCAAACGATACAAACACTGACCAAGACCGTACAAACATTCAATCTGAAATGGGTCAATTAGAAAAAGAGGTTGACCGTATTGGAACTACAACTCAATTTAACACTAAAAACCTTCTAGATGGTTCAATGGGTAAATCTGTTAGTCAAGCAGTTGCAAATGTAAACACAAGTGTTGCATTTAAAGATGCAGTAGCATCAACTGCAGCAAGTTCAAGCACATTATTAACTTCATTAGGAGACTCTAATGGTAACAGCTTAGGTATCTCAGTTGGCGATAAAATCACTGTGAATTTTACTGTAAATGGAACAGCTAAGTCTGATTCTATAACTGTTACTTCTACAACTACATTAGCTGGTTTAGCTGCAGCTGGTTCTAATTTGAATACTGCTGGAACACTAGCAGTTACTTCTACTGGAACAATGACAGAAACTGCAAACACTGCTGGTTCTGCTGGAGCAATCGAAGGGTTAACTATTTCTGTTCAAGATTCTAGTGGAAATACTCGTGCTGCCGCTTCTAATAATTTGTCTTCATTCACTGAAACAACTGGTTCTGCAGATAAGAGAACAGATGGTTCTGCTACACTATTAATTGGTGCAAATGGCGGTCAAACTTTAAGTGTTGATATCAATGATATGCGTGCGTCAGCTCTAGGTGTATCTGGATTATCCGTTAGCACTCAAAGCCAAGCAAACACTGCAATTAAAGTACTTGATACTGCAATCCAAAAAGTATCCGCAGAGCGTGCAAAACTTGGTGCTTTTGAAAACCGTCTTGATAACACAATCAATAACTTGAATACTTCTAGCCAAAACATCTCAGATGCGCAATCTCGTGTAGCTGACGTAGATATGGCGAAAGAAATGATGAACCAATCTAAATCCAGCGTACTTGCTCAGGCTGCTCAAGCAATGCTTGCTCAAGCAAACCAACAGCCGCAACAGGTTCTTCAATTACTTCGTGGATAA
- a CDS encoding motility associated factor glycosyltransferase family protein has translation MTSHFDLNISSLEKNNNHIISEINIEDLKYQFVAKDGEEEFFIRKDQKVYILKDEEDRDNSPNVLRRELFFILGINSVEEIKAIIQKANNRAFFVIIEPEVSFFYHALQTKRLDFLENPNVMLIVQPIEALPEILEDSFRNTAMLNLIKNVRFYATFFYRNFASDVSSKLVKEITTSVKIFLFSLGNSIEDSLQGFTQNLTNIKFLQHSKDISKIKDVFKGVPAIIVSAGPSLDKNLRYLKDAQGKAVIIAVDTILQKLVDSGIIPDFVCTVERNEVVYTYFYKDKIIPKQTTLVAPPLVYPEILENYPGNYILPLRSKVFEYMWFAGLFDLGNEYFLPMGSSCAHLAFGFANQLGLSPIILTGQDLAYGEENDRSHSSGTIYDSGEFVGVTHKDIYEVEGYYGKPVKTSGIWNAFRNWFELEISRGNLNVINATEGGSKINHTIQMRLEDAINQYCNQKLNVQEVIEECPLLPIDLEEVKKRFEEEINLFINYVSKIEKLKRDLTKIDEKLSVNSSSRKLMESLEIMKKSNDIIPLISNHKLLYHILLPELSVQIREMLAIDEVLSYETVKRNLEIQNNLINALEFVLKKIKEQMEDFLAHKMKIE, from the coding sequence ATGACATCACATTTTGATTTGAATATTTCTTCACTCGAGAAAAATAACAACCATATCATTTCAGAAATAAATATAGAAGATCTAAAATATCAGTTCGTGGCAAAAGATGGTGAAGAAGAGTTTTTTATCAGAAAGGACCAAAAAGTTTATATTTTGAAAGATGAAGAAGATCGAGACAACTCTCCAAATGTACTGAGAAGGGAATTATTTTTTATCCTAGGTATAAATAGTGTTGAAGAGATTAAAGCAATCATTCAAAAAGCAAATAACAGAGCATTTTTTGTTATTATTGAACCGGAAGTTTCCTTCTTTTATCATGCATTGCAAACAAAAAGGCTAGATTTTTTAGAAAATCCAAACGTTATGTTAATCGTGCAACCAATTGAAGCACTGCCTGAAATCCTGGAAGATTCATTTCGAAATACTGCCATGTTAAATTTAATCAAAAATGTACGCTTTTATGCCACGTTTTTTTATCGGAATTTTGCTTCAGATGTTAGCAGCAAGTTGGTAAAAGAGATTACAACGTCTGTTAAAATATTCCTTTTTTCATTAGGAAATTCGATTGAAGATTCATTGCAAGGTTTTACACAGAATCTAACTAATATAAAATTTTTACAACATTCAAAAGATATATCCAAAATAAAGGATGTTTTTAAAGGGGTACCAGCAATAATCGTTTCTGCGGGACCTTCATTGGATAAAAATCTTCGTTATTTAAAGGATGCTCAAGGAAAAGCAGTTATTATTGCAGTTGACACCATCCTACAAAAGCTTGTGGATAGTGGGATAATACCTGATTTTGTATGTACTGTAGAAAGAAATGAAGTCGTCTACACATACTTTTACAAGGACAAAATTATACCTAAACAGACTACACTTGTGGCTCCGCCCCTTGTTTATCCAGAAATTCTTGAGAACTATCCTGGCAACTATATTTTGCCACTAAGATCGAAAGTATTCGAATACATGTGGTTTGCTGGATTATTTGATTTAGGAAATGAGTATTTTCTTCCAATGGGTTCTTCATGTGCCCATTTAGCATTTGGTTTTGCCAACCAACTGGGGTTAAGCCCGATTATTTTAACCGGACAGGATTTAGCTTATGGAGAAGAAAACGATAGATCGCATTCCTCTGGTACGATTTATGATAGTGGTGAATTTGTTGGAGTTACCCATAAAGATATCTATGAAGTTGAAGGTTATTATGGAAAACCTGTTAAAACATCTGGAATTTGGAATGCATTTAGAAACTGGTTTGAACTTGAAATTTCGAGAGGTAACCTAAATGTAATAAATGCAACGGAAGGCGGATCGAAAATTAATCACACGATTCAAATGAGACTTGAGGATGCAATCAATCAATATTGCAATCAAAAATTAAATGTTCAGGAAGTAATAGAAGAGTGTCCGCTATTACCTATAGATTTGGAAGAAGTCAAAAAAAGGTTTGAAGAGGAAATAAATTTATTTATAAACTATGTCTCGAAAATCGAAAAGTTGAAAAGGGACTTAACAAAAATAGATGAAAAGCTTTCTGTCAATTCATCTAGTCGAAAACTGATGGAATCATTGGAAATTATGAAGAAATCAAATGATATTATTCCATTAATATCAAACCATAAATTACTTTACCACATTTTATTGCCTGAATTAAGTGTGCAAATTCGAGAGATGTTGGCGATTGATGAGGTTTTATCATATGAAACGGTTAAAAGGAATTTAGAAATTCAAAATAATTTAATAAATGCTTTAGAATTTGTTTTAAAGAAAATAAAAGAACAAATGGAAGACTTTTTAGCACATAAAATGAAGATTGAATAA